The following proteins are co-located in the Pseudomonas antarctica genome:
- the metH gene encoding methionine synthase — protein MSDRSARLQALHQALKERILILDGGMGTMIQSYKLEEQDYRGKRFADWPSDVKGNNDLLVITRPDVIGGIEKAYLDAGADILETNTFNATRISMADYGMEALAYELNVEGARLARKVADAKTLENPAKPRFVAGVLGPTSRTCSLSPDVNNPGYRNVTFDELVENYTEATKGLIEGGADLILIETIFDTLNAKAAIFAVQGVFEELGIELPIMISGTITDASGRTLSGQTTEAFWNSVSHAKPISVGLNCALGASELRPYLEELSNKASTHVSAHPNAGLPNEFGEYDELPSETAKVIEEFAQSGFLNIVGGCCGTTPGHIEAIAKAVAGYAPRPIPDIPKACRLSGLEPFTIDRSSLFVNVGERTNITGSARFARLIREDNYTEALEVALQQVEAGAQVIDINMDEGMLDSKKAMVTFLNLIAGEPDISRVPIMIDSSKWEVIEAGLKCIQGKGIVNSISMKEGVEQFIHHAKLCKRYGAAVVVMAFDEAGQADTEARKKEICKRSYDILVNDVGFPPEDIIFDPNIFAVATGIEEHNNYAVDFINACAYIRDELPYALTSGGVSNVSFSFRGNNPVREAIHSVFLLYAIRNGLTMGIVNAGQLEIYDQIPAELRDAVEDVVLNRTPEGTDALLAIADKYKGDGSVKEAETEEWRGWPVNQRLEHALVKGITTHIVEDTEESRQSFARPIEVIEGPLMSGMNIVGDLFGAGKMFLPQVVKSARVMKQAVAHLIPFIELEKGDKPEAKGKILMATVKGDVHDIGKNIVGVVLGCNGYDIVDLGVMVPAEKILQVAKEQKCDIIGLSGLITPSLDEMVHVAREMQRQDFHLPLMIGGATTSKAHTAVKIEPKYSNDAVIYVTDASRAVGVATQLLSKELKPAFVEKTRLEYIDVRERTSNRSARTERLSYPAAIAKKPQFDWSTYTPVKPTFTGAKVLDNIDLKVLAEYIDWTPFFISWDLAGKFPRILEDEVVGEAATALYADAREMLKKLIDEKLISARAVFGFWPTNQVQDDDLEVYGDDGQPIARLHHLRQQIIKTDGKPNFSLADFVAPKDSGVTDYIGGFITTAGIGAEEVAKAYQDAGDDYNSIMVKALADRLAEACAEWLHQQVRKEHWGYAKDEQLDNEALIKEQYSGIRPAPGYPACPDHTEKAQLFQLLDPEAREMQAGRSGVFLTEHYAMFPAAAVSGWYFAHPQAQYFAVGKVDKDQVQSYTARKQQDLSVTERWLAPNLGYDN, from the coding sequence ATGTCCGATCGTAGCGCTCGTCTGCAAGCCCTTCATCAAGCCCTCAAGGAACGTATCCTGATACTCGATGGCGGTATGGGCACGATGATCCAGAGCTACAAGCTTGAGGAACAGGATTATCGTGGCAAGCGCTTCGCCGACTGGCCGAGCGACGTCAAGGGCAACAACGACTTGCTGGTCATCACCCGTCCGGACGTGATCGGCGGCATCGAAAAAGCCTACCTGGATGCCGGCGCCGACATTCTGGAAACCAACACCTTCAACGCCACGCGCATTTCCATGGCCGATTACGGCATGGAAGCCCTGGCCTACGAATTAAACGTAGAGGGCGCACGCCTGGCGCGCAAGGTCGCCGACGCGAAGACCCTGGAAAACCCGGCCAAGCCGCGCTTCGTCGCTGGCGTGCTCGGCCCTACCAGCCGTACGTGCTCGCTGTCGCCTGACGTGAACAACCCCGGCTACCGTAACGTGACCTTTGATGAGCTGGTGGAAAACTACACCGAGGCGACCAAAGGTCTGATCGAGGGCGGCGCCGATCTGATCCTGATCGAAACCATCTTCGACACACTCAACGCCAAAGCCGCGATCTTCGCCGTGCAAGGCGTGTTCGAAGAACTGGGTATCGAGTTGCCGATCATGATTTCCGGCACTATCACCGACGCCTCCGGCCGTACCCTGTCGGGCCAGACCACCGAAGCGTTCTGGAACTCCGTCAGCCACGCCAAGCCGATTTCCGTAGGCCTGAACTGCGCCCTTGGGGCGAGTGAGCTGCGCCCGTACCTGGAAGAACTGTCGAACAAGGCCAGCACCCACGTGTCGGCGCACCCAAACGCCGGCCTGCCCAATGAGTTCGGCGAGTACGACGAGCTGCCGTCGGAAACCGCCAAGGTCATCGAAGAATTCGCCCAGAGCGGCTTCCTCAACATTGTGGGCGGCTGCTGCGGCACCACGCCGGGCCACATCGAAGCCATCGCCAAGGCCGTGGCCGGTTATGCGCCGCGCCCGATCCCGGACATTCCCAAGGCTTGCCGCCTGTCGGGCCTGGAGCCGTTCACCATTGATCGCAGCTCGTTGTTCGTCAACGTCGGCGAGCGCACCAACATTACCGGTTCCGCACGTTTTGCCCGCCTGATCCGTGAAGACAACTACACCGAAGCCCTGGAAGTCGCCCTGCAGCAGGTGGAAGCCGGCGCCCAGGTGATCGACATCAACATGGACGAAGGGATGCTCGATTCGAAGAAGGCCATGGTGACCTTCCTCAATCTGATTGCCGGCGAGCCGGACATCTCCCGTGTACCGATCATGATCGACTCCTCCAAGTGGGAAGTGATCGAGGCCGGCCTCAAGTGCATCCAGGGCAAGGGCATCGTTAACTCCATCAGCATGAAGGAAGGCGTGGAGCAGTTCATTCACCACGCCAAGCTGTGCAAACGCTACGGCGCCGCCGTGGTGGTGATGGCCTTTGACGAAGCCGGCCAGGCCGACACCGAAGCGCGCAAGAAAGAAATCTGCAAACGCTCCTACGACATTTTGGTCAATGACGTCGGCTTCCCGCCGGAAGACATCATCTTCGACCCGAACATCTTCGCGGTCGCCACCGGTATCGAAGAGCACAACAACTACGCCGTGGACTTCATCAACGCCTGCGCCTATATCCGCGATGAGCTGCCGTATGCGCTGACCTCGGGTGGCGTGTCCAACGTGTCGTTCTCGTTCCGCGGTAACAACCCGGTGCGTGAGGCGATCCACTCGGTGTTCCTGCTGTATGCGATCCGCAATGGCCTGACCATGGGTATCGTCAACGCCGGCCAGTTGGAGATCTACGACCAGATCCCGGCCGAGCTGCGCGATGCGGTCGAAGACGTGGTGCTCAACCGCACACCGGAAGGCACCGACGCCCTCCTCGCCATCGCCGACAAATACAAAGGTGACGGCAGCGTAAAAGAAGCCGAGACCGAGGAATGGCGTGGCTGGCCGGTGAACCAGCGCCTGGAGCACGCGCTGGTAAAGGGCATCACCACGCATATCGTCGAAGACACCGAGGAATCCCGCCAATCGTTCGCGCGCCCGATCGAGGTGATCGAAGGCCCGTTGATGTCCGGCATGAACATCGTCGGCGACCTGTTTGGCGCCGGCAAAATGTTCCTGCCCCAGGTGGTTAAATCCGCCCGGGTGATGAAGCAGGCCGTGGCCCACTTGATCCCGTTCATCGAACTGGAAAAAGGCGACAAGCCGGAAGCCAAGGGCAAGATCCTGATGGCCACCGTAAAAGGTGACGTGCATGACATCGGCAAGAACATTGTTGGCGTGGTGCTGGGTTGCAACGGCTATGACATTGTCGACCTGGGCGTGATGGTCCCGGCCGAGAAGATCCTGCAGGTGGCCAAGGAACAGAAGTGCGACATCATTGGCCTGTCCGGCCTGATCACGCCGTCCCTGGATGAGATGGTGCATGTGGCCCGCGAGATGCAGCGCCAGGACTTCCACCTGCCGCTGATGATCGGTGGCGCGACCACGTCCAAGGCGCACACTGCGGTGAAGATCGAGCCCAAGTACAGCAACGACGCGGTGATCTATGTAACCGACGCCTCCCGTGCGGTGGGCGTGGCCACGCAGTTGCTGTCCAAGGAATTGAAGCCAGCCTTCGTCGAGAAAACCCGCCTGGAATACATCGACGTGCGCGAGCGCACCTCGAACCGCAGCGCCCGCACCGAGCGTCTGAGCTACCCGGCCGCGATCGCCAAGAAGCCGCAGTTCGACTGGAGCACCTATACCCCGGTGAAACCGACGTTTACTGGCGCCAAGGTGCTGGACAATATCGACCTCAAGGTGCTGGCCGAGTACATCGACTGGACGCCGTTCTTTATCTCCTGGGACCTGGCCGGCAAGTTCCCGCGCATCCTCGAAGACGAAGTGGTGGGCGAAGCGGCTACCGCGCTCTACGCCGATGCCCGGGAAATGCTGAAAAAGCTGATCGACGAAAAACTCATCAGCGCCCGCGCAGTGTTCGGCTTCTGGCCGACCAACCAGGTGCAGGACGATGACCTGGAAGTCTACGGTGACGACGGCCAGCCGATTGCCAGGTTGCATCACCTGCGCCAGCAAATCATCAAGACCGACGGCAAGCCAAACTTCTCCCTGGCCGACTTCGTCGCGCCAAAAGACAGCGGCGTCACCGACTACATCGGTGGCTTCATCACCACCGCGGGTATCGGCGCCGAAGAAGTGGCCAAGGCCTATCAGGACGCAGGCGACGATTACAACTCGATCATGGTCAAGGCCCTGGCCGACCGCCTGGCCGAGGCCTGCGCCGAGTGGCTGCACCAGCAAGTGCGTAAAGAACACTGGGGCTACGCCAAGGACGAACAGCTGGATAACGAGGCGCTGATCAAAGAGCAATACAGCGGCATCCGCCCTGCCCCGGGCTACCCGGCGTGCCCGGACCACACCGAGAAAGCCCAACTGTTCCAACTGCTCGACCCCGAGGCCCGCGAAATGCAGGCGGGCCGTAGCGGCGTGTTCCTGACCGAGCACTACGCGATGTTCCCGGCGGCGGCAGTCAGCGGCTGGTACTTCGCCCATCCGCAGGCGCAATACTTCGCCGTGGGCAAGGTCGACAAGGACCAGGTGCAAAGCTACACCGCGCGTAAGCAACAGGACTTGAGCGTCACCGAACGCTGGCTGGCGCCGAACCTGGGTTACGACAACTAA
- a CDS encoding CbtB domain-containing protein — protein sequence MSIISSTSHTTRSSATLSQRLSAAIGASILGACLVYFAGFSHIEAVHNAAHDTRHSAAFPCH from the coding sequence ATGTCGATCATCAGCAGCACCTCGCACACCACCCGTAGCTCCGCCACCCTGAGCCAACGCCTGAGCGCCGCCATCGGTGCCTCGATCCTCGGCGCCTGCCTGGTGTATTTCGCCGGTTTCTCGCATATCGAGGCGGTGCACAACGCGGCCCACGATACCCGCCACAGCGCCGCGTTCCCGTGCCACTGA
- a CDS encoding cobalamin biosynthesis protein, with translation MTLVVGLGCRRGCDVHTLLGLFDAVLAEGGIERQHIAALASIDRKQDEPGLLALAHMLNLPLQCFSAEHLAVYEDRLSHKSAVAFAHTGCYGIAESAALALAEQLSHAPARLLITRKKTAQATFALACTG, from the coding sequence ATGACGCTGGTGGTCGGGCTGGGATGCCGGCGGGGTTGTGACGTTCACACCCTGCTGGGTCTGTTTGACGCCGTCCTCGCCGAGGGCGGTATTGAGCGCCAACATATTGCGGCCCTGGCCAGTATTGATCGCAAGCAGGATGAACCGGGCTTGCTTGCCCTGGCTCACATGCTGAACCTGCCGTTACAGTGTTTCAGTGCAGAACACCTGGCGGTTTACGAGGACCGGCTGAGCCACAAATCAGCCGTGGCCTTCGCACACACCGGCTGTTACGGCATCGCCGAAAGCGCGGCCCTTGCCTTGGCTGAACAGCTCTCCCACGCCCCTGCCCGCCTGTTGATCACCCGCAAAAAAACCGCCCAGGCCACCTTTGCATTAGCCTGCACCGGCTAA
- a CDS encoding CbtA family protein, whose product MIKRIAQTAGFTGLLAALLLTLLQSFWVAPLILQAETFEKAPSAVEVTHEHAEGAAAHIHDAEAWEPENGWQRVLSTTGGNLVVAVGFALMLAGLYTLRAPTRTAQGLLWGLAGYATFVLAPTLGLPPELPGTAAADLAQRQVWWIGTAASTAAGIALLVFGRNGLLKVLGVAIIAVPHVIGAPQPLVHSMLAPEALESQFKIASQLTNVAFWLALGLISAWLFRRNRDEHYSA is encoded by the coding sequence ATGATCAAGCGTATTGCTCAAACCGCAGGTTTCACCGGCTTGCTGGCCGCCCTGCTACTGACCCTGCTGCAAAGCTTCTGGGTCGCACCGCTGATTTTGCAGGCGGAAACCTTTGAAAAAGCCCCGTCTGCTGTCGAAGTGACCCATGAACATGCCGAAGGTGCCGCAGCCCATATCCACGACGCCGAAGCTTGGGAGCCGGAAAATGGCTGGCAGCGCGTGCTGTCTACCACCGGCGGAAACCTGGTGGTCGCCGTCGGTTTTGCGCTGATGTTGGCAGGTCTCTACACCCTGCGCGCGCCGACTCGCACGGCCCAAGGGCTGCTGTGGGGCTTGGCGGGTTACGCGACGTTCGTGCTGGCGCCCACTTTGGGCCTGCCACCGGAATTGCCGGGGACTGCCGCGGCTGATTTGGCACAACGGCAGGTCTGGTGGATCGGCACCGCGGCGTCCACCGCAGCCGGTATCGCGCTGCTGGTGTTTGGTCGCAACGGGCTGCTGAAAGTGCTGGGTGTGGCGATCATCGCCGTCCCGCATGTTATCGGCGCACCGCAACCCCTCGTGCATTCGATGCTGGCCCCCGAAGCGCTGGAATCACAGTTCAAGATCGCATCGCAGCTGACCAACGTTGCATTCTGGCTGGCCTTAGGCCTGATCAGCGCGTGGCTGTTCCGCCGTAACCGCGACGAACATTACTCGGCATGA
- the cobM gene encoding precorrin-4 C(11)-methyltransferase — MTVYFIGAGPGDPELITVKGQRLIRSCPVIIYAGSLVPTAVLEGHQAEQVVNSAELHLEQIIELIQAAHAKGQDVARVHSGDPSLYGAIGEQIRHLRERGIPFQIIPGVTAVAACAALLEAELTLPDIAQSVILTRYADKTSMPAGEAFDSLARHGTTMAIHLGVNHLDKIVAELLPHYGADCPIAVVHRATWPDQDWVVGTLSDIAEKVAAKGFRRTALIVVGRVLASDSFSESSLYRAGHAHLYRP; from the coding sequence ATGACCGTCTACTTTATCGGCGCAGGCCCCGGCGACCCGGAATTGATCACCGTCAAAGGCCAGCGGCTGATCCGCAGTTGCCCGGTGATCATTTATGCCGGCTCGCTGGTGCCCACCGCCGTATTGGAGGGTCATCAGGCGGAACAGGTGGTCAATAGCGCCGAATTGCACCTGGAACAGATCATCGAGTTGATCCAGGCAGCCCATGCAAAGGGCCAGGATGTGGCCCGCGTGCACTCCGGCGACCCGAGCCTGTATGGGGCGATTGGCGAACAAATCCGCCATTTGCGCGAACGGGGCATTCCCTTCCAGATCATTCCCGGGGTGACGGCAGTGGCGGCTTGTGCGGCGTTGCTGGAGGCGGAACTGACCCTGCCGGATATCGCCCAAAGCGTGATCCTGACCCGCTACGCCGACAAAACCAGCATGCCTGCCGGTGAGGCGTTCGACAGCCTGGCCCGCCACGGCACGACCATGGCGATTCACCTGGGGGTCAACCACCTGGACAAAATCGTCGCCGAACTGCTGCCGCACTATGGCGCGGACTGCCCGATTGCCGTGGTGCACCGGGCGACGTGGCCGGATCAGGACTGGGTTGTCGGCACGCTGAGTGATATTGCCGAGAAGGTGGCCGCCAAGGGGTTCCGGCGTACGGCACTGATTGTGGTTGGCAGGGTGTTGGCAAGCGACAGCTTCAGCGAGTCCTCACTGTACCGGGCAGGCCACGCGCACCTCTATCGCCCCTGA
- a CDS encoding fatty acid cis/trans isomerase, which translates to MPYRIIVSLALLLIGTTTQAQDPAPAISYTRDIQPIFTEKCVACHACYDSACQLNLGSGEGAARGATKVPVYDGERSQATKPVRLFYDAFGKAAWQREGFSSVLDAQGSQAALMARMLELGHRRAPLQPNGKLPEDIVLGLNRENMCPSPGEFDAYAGAHPNEGMPLAVTGLSDQQYQTLQRWLASGAPIDEQGVAPSAQEAAQVLQWENLLNAPGARQSLVARWLYEHLFIAHLYFEGGEPGHFFQWVRSRTPSGQPIDLINTRRPNDDPGTRVYYRLWPVQGVIVHKTHITYPLSAQKMARVKSLFYSGDWQVTASPGYGPGRRANPFETFEAIPAQARYQFMLDNAEYFVRTFIRGPVCRGQIATDVIRDNFWALFQAPDHDLYITDARYRGQATPLLAMPGQNDDVGSVLSLWLKYRDKRNQYEALRRDSYADLPAPSWSTLWAGNDNALLSIFRHFDSASVNKGLIGEVPQTMWLFDYPLLERTYYQLVVNFDVFGNVSHQAQTRLYFDLIRNGAEQNFLRLMPADTRDDFMDDWYQNSGKLKLWLDYEAIDDDTPSGLHLDKKDPKRDFANQLLTRYGDLNASPDPINRCAGAYCSRDGIDPALRDAEQALSRLTSRPAAGLKVIEQLPEATMLRIETASGKRVVYSMLRNRAHSNVAFLLGEAYRYQPGLDTVTIYPGVLSSYPNFIFNIPAQEVPGFVLAMESARDAQQFEKIVDRWGVRRSHPLFWQYFHDLSRYVLETTPVEAGVLDMNRYENL; encoded by the coding sequence ATGCCGTATCGCATCATCGTCAGCCTTGCACTTTTGCTGATTGGCACCACTACGCAGGCCCAAGATCCCGCCCCGGCGATTTCCTACACCCGTGACATTCAACCGATTTTTACCGAGAAGTGCGTGGCGTGCCATGCCTGCTATGACTCGGCCTGCCAGTTGAACCTGGGCAGCGGCGAAGGCGCGGCCCGGGGCGCGACCAAAGTGCCGGTCTACGACGGTGAGCGCAGCCAGGCAACCAAGCCGGTCCGGCTGTTCTATGACGCCTTCGGTAAAGCCGCCTGGCAGCGCGAAGGCTTCAGCTCGGTACTTGATGCCCAGGGCAGCCAGGCCGCGCTGATGGCGCGCATGTTGGAGTTGGGCCACCGTCGTGCGCCCTTGCAGCCCAATGGCAAATTGCCTGAAGACATCGTGCTGGGCCTGAACCGCGAAAACATGTGCCCGTCGCCAGGTGAATTCGACGCCTACGCCGGCGCACACCCCAATGAGGGCATGCCGCTGGCCGTCACCGGCTTGAGTGACCAGCAATACCAGACCCTGCAACGCTGGCTGGCCTCCGGTGCGCCGATCGATGAGCAAGGCGTGGCGCCGAGTGCCCAGGAAGCCGCGCAGGTGCTGCAGTGGGAAAACCTGCTCAACGCCCCCGGCGCCCGCCAAAGCCTGGTGGCGCGCTGGCTGTACGAACACCTGTTTATTGCGCATCTTTATTTCGAGGGCGGCGAACCCGGGCATTTCTTTCAGTGGGTACGCTCACGTACCCCCAGCGGCCAGCCGATTGACCTGATCAACACCCGCCGCCCCAACGACGACCCCGGCACTCGGGTGTACTACCGCCTGTGGCCGGTACAAGGGGTGATCGTGCATAAAACCCACATCACCTATCCTCTCAGTGCGCAGAAAATGGCACGGGTCAAATCCCTGTTCTACAGCGGTGATTGGCAGGTCACCGCGTCGCCGGGCTACGGCCCCGGGCGCCGTGCCAACCCATTCGAGACCTTCGAGGCGATCCCGGCGCAGGCGCGTTACCAGTTCATGCTGGACAACGCCGAGTATTTTGTACGCACTTTTATTCGTGGCCCGGTGTGCCGCGGGCAGATTGCCACGGACGTGATCCGCGACAACTTCTGGGCGCTGTTTCAGGCGCCGGATCACGATCTGTACATCACCGATGCCCGCTATCGCGGCCAGGCGACGCCGTTGCTGGCGATGCCGGGGCAGAATGATGACGTGGGCAGTGTGCTCAGCCTGTGGCTCAAGTACCGCGACAAGCGCAACCAGTACGAAGCCCTGCGTCGGGACAGTTATGCCGACCTGCCGGCGCCAAGCTGGTCAACCCTGTGGGCCGGCAATGACAATGCGCTGTTGAGCATCTTCCGCCACTTTGACAGTGCCTCGGTCAATAAAGGCCTGATCGGTGAAGTCCCGCAGACGATGTGGTTGTTCGATTACCCGTTGCTGGAGCGCACCTACTACCAACTGGTGGTCAACTTTGACGTGTTCGGCAATGTCTCGCACCAGGCCCAGACCCGGCTCTACTTCGACCTGATCCGCAATGGTGCCGAGCAGAATTTCCTGCGCCTGATGCCGGCCGATACCCGCGACGACTTTATGGACGATTGGTACCAGAACAGCGGGAAACTCAAGCTCTGGCTGGACTACGAGGCGATTGACGATGACACGCCGAGTGGGTTGCATCTGGATAAGAAGGACCCGAAGCGCGATTTTGCCAATCAGTTATTGACGCGTTATGGCGATTTGAACGCCAGTCCGGACCCGATCAACCGTTGTGCCGGTGCCTATTGCTCGCGCGATGGGATTGATCCGGCGTTGCGGGATGCGGAGCAGGCCCTCAGTCGCCTCACGTCGAGGCCGGCGGCGGGGCTCAAGGTGATTGAGCAACTGCCTGAGGCCACTATGTTGCGGATCGAGACCGCCAGCGGCAAGCGGGTGGTTTACAGCATGTTGCGTAACCGGGCGCACAGTAATGTGGCGTTTTTGCTGGGTGAGGCTTATCGCTATCAGCCGGGGCTGGATACTGTGACCATTTATCCAGGGGTGCTGAGCAGTTATCCGAACTTCATTTTCAATATTCCGGCGCAGGAGGTGCCGGGGTTTGTTTTGGCGATGGAGAGTGCCAGGGATGCTCAGCAGTTTGAGAAGATTGTTGATCGGTGGGGTGTGCGGCGCAGTCATCCGCTGTTTTGGCAGTATTTCCACGACTTGTCGCGGTATGTTCTGGAGACTACGCCGGTTGAGGCGGGGGTGTTGGATATGAATCGGTATGAGAATTTGTGA
- the cobW gene encoding cobalamin biosynthesis protein CobW, whose translation MKTLAKLPVTIVTGFLGSGKTTLLRHMLDNAQGRRIAVIVNEFGELGIDGEILKQCSIGCTEEEANGRVYELANGCLCCTVQEEFFPVMRELVSRRGDLDHILIETSGLALPKPLVQAFQWPEIRSACTVDAVITVVDSPAVAAGTFAAFPDQVDAQRKLDPNLDHESPLHELFADQLASADLVILNKADLISPEDLARVRLEVAEELPPAVKIIEASSGRVPLDVLIGLGAGSEEHIDGRHSHHDHHHEGEDDHDHDAFDSISIDLPQADEALLLDALNQLVVQHGILRVKGFAAIPNKPMRLLIQGVGTRFDKHFDRAWGADEARITRLVLIGQELDAAGLEAQLRAALSV comes from the coding sequence ATGAAAACACTGGCCAAACTCCCCGTCACCATCGTTACCGGCTTCCTCGGCTCGGGCAAAACCACCTTGCTGCGCCATATGCTCGACAACGCCCAGGGCCGTCGCATCGCCGTGATCGTCAACGAGTTCGGCGAGCTGGGCATCGACGGTGAAATCCTCAAGCAGTGCTCCATCGGTTGCACCGAGGAAGAAGCCAACGGCCGCGTGTACGAACTGGCCAACGGCTGCCTGTGCTGCACCGTGCAGGAAGAATTCTTCCCGGTGATGCGCGAATTGGTCTCCCGTCGCGGTGACCTCGACCATATCCTGATCGAAACCTCGGGCCTGGCCCTGCCAAAACCGTTGGTCCAGGCCTTCCAGTGGCCGGAAATCCGCAGCGCCTGCACGGTTGACGCGGTGATTACCGTGGTCGACAGCCCGGCTGTCGCCGCAGGCACCTTTGCCGCGTTCCCGGATCAGGTTGATGCCCAGCGCAAACTCGACCCGAACCTGGACCACGAATCGCCCCTGCACGAGCTGTTCGCCGACCAACTGGCCAGCGCCGACCTGGTGATCCTCAACAAAGCCGACCTGATCAGCCCTGAAGACCTGGCACGCGTGCGCCTTGAAGTCGCCGAAGAGCTGCCGCCGGCCGTGAAAATCATCGAGGCCAGCAGCGGTCGCGTGCCGCTGGACGTGTTGATTGGCCTGGGCGCCGGCTCCGAAGAACACATCGACGGTCGCCACAGCCACCACGATCATCACCACGAAGGTGAAGACGACCACGACCACGATGCGTTTGATTCCATCTCCATCGACTTGCCGCAAGCTGATGAAGCGCTGCTGCTCGACGCCCTGAATCAACTGGTGGTGCAACACGGCATCCTGCGTGTCAAAGGTTTCGCGGCGATCCCGAACAAGCCGATGCGCCTGCTGATCCAGGGTGTGGGCACGCGTTTCGACAAGCATTTCGACCGTGCCTGGGGTGCTGATGAAGCCCGCATCACGCGTCTGGTGCTGATCGGCCAGGAGCTGGATGCGGCGGGCCTCGAAGCGCAACTGCGCGCTGCGCTCAGCGTTTAA
- the nfuA gene encoding Fe-S biogenesis protein NfuA, protein MTAITITDAAHDYLADLLSKQNTPGIGIRVFITQPGTQYAETCIAYCKPGEEKPEDTALGLKSFTAYIDNFSEAFLDDAVVDYATDRMGGQLTIKAPNAKVPNVNADSPVNERINYYLQTEINPGLASHGGQVSLIDVVEDGIAVLKFGGGCQGCGQADVTLREGIERTLLERIPELKGVRDVTDHTQKENAYY, encoded by the coding sequence ATGACTGCCATAACCATTACCGACGCCGCGCACGATTACCTGGCTGATCTGCTGTCCAAGCAGAACACCCCAGGCATCGGTATCCGCGTCTTTATCACCCAGCCCGGCACCCAATACGCCGAGACTTGCATCGCCTACTGCAAGCCCGGGGAAGAGAAGCCTGAAGACACCGCCCTGGGGCTCAAAAGCTTCACCGCGTACATCGATAACTTCAGCGAAGCGTTCCTGGACGATGCTGTGGTCGATTACGCCACCGACCGCATGGGCGGCCAGTTGACCATCAAGGCGCCTAACGCCAAGGTGCCGAACGTCAACGCCGACAGCCCGGTCAACGAGCGCATCAACTACTACCTGCAAACCGAGATCAACCCAGGGCTCGCCAGCCACGGTGGTCAGGTCAGCTTGATCGATGTCGTGGAAGACGGCATTGCCGTGTTGAAATTCGGCGGTGGTTGCCAAGGCTGCGGCCAGGCGGACGTGACCCTGCGTGAAGGCATCGAGCGCACCCTGCTCGAGCGCATTCCGGAGCTCAAGGGCGTACGCGATGTGACTGACCACACGCAGAAAGAAAACGCCTACTACTGA